A window of Reinekea marina contains these coding sequences:
- the nadA gene encoding quinolinate synthase NadA has product MKTQNQLSDLIVNFDVPVAQRTSQLSQQEVQQLNDEIIERLKEQNAVLVAHYYTDPLVQALAEKSGGFIGDSLEMARYGRDVEADTVIVAGVKFMGETSKILSPNKRILMPTLEATCSLDLGCPIDEFEAFCDAHPDRTVVVYANTSAAVKARADWVVTSSVALDIVDHLDRQGEKILWAPDQHLGGYVQKQTGADMLLWNGSCIVHEEFKAKGLMDMKAMYPDAAVLVHPESPDSVIEIADVVGSTTQLLEASATMPNPQFIVATDRGIFYKMQQRSPQKSFIEAPTGGSGAQCRSCAHCPWMAMNDLERIKQELIAPKNEVFVDDTLIEKAVIPLNRMLDFASQRKRS; this is encoded by the coding sequence ATGAAAACTCAAAACCAGTTGTCCGATCTCATCGTTAATTTTGATGTTCCCGTTGCTCAGCGCACGTCGCAACTTAGCCAGCAAGAAGTTCAACAGTTAAACGACGAAATCATAGAGCGTTTAAAAGAGCAAAATGCCGTGCTCGTAGCGCACTACTATACGGATCCTTTGGTTCAGGCATTGGCCGAGAAATCAGGTGGCTTTATCGGTGACTCACTTGAAATGGCGCGATATGGTCGGGACGTAGAGGCAGACACGGTCATCGTCGCTGGCGTCAAGTTCATGGGTGAAACTTCAAAAATACTGAGCCCTAACAAACGCATACTCATGCCAACGTTAGAGGCCACCTGCTCACTTGACCTAGGCTGCCCTATCGATGAGTTTGAGGCGTTTTGTGATGCCCACCCAGACCGAACTGTGGTGGTGTATGCCAATACCTCTGCGGCCGTTAAGGCGCGTGCTGATTGGGTCGTTACTTCGAGCGTTGCATTGGATATTGTCGATCACTTAGATCGCCAAGGTGAAAAGATACTTTGGGCTCCAGATCAGCACCTGGGCGGTTATGTTCAGAAACAAACCGGCGCAGATATGCTGCTTTGGAATGGTAGCTGTATTGTGCATGAAGAATTTAAAGCGAAAGGCTTAATGGATATGAAAGCGATGTATCCCGATGCGGCCGTACTCGTGCACCCTGAATCCCCCGATTCTGTCATAGAGATTGCGGATGTCGTAGGTTCTACTACGCAGCTACTTGAAGCCTCAGCAACAATGCCAAACCCTCAGTTTATAGTCGCTACTGATCGCGGTATCTTTTATAAAATGCAGCAGCGGTCGCCACAGAAATCATTTATTGAAGCGCCAACGGGTGGTTCAGGTGCTCAATGTCGCAGTTGTGCCCACTGCCCTTGGATGGCCATGAATGACTTAGAGCGTATCAAGCAAGAACTCATTGCGCCTAAGAATGAAGTGTTTGTCGATGATACGTTAATAGAGAAGGCGGTGATTCCGTTGAATCGAATGCTCGATTTTGCCAGTCAGCGTAAGCGCTCATAA
- a CDS encoding peroxiredoxin: protein MVQEGQPVPDFIVPATSNKNIQLKALRGYKVLLYFYPKDNTPGCTIENQDFAANYPRFKAKNILVFGVSRDSLEKHEAFKDQQSLPFELISDHDGKLCELFNVLREKELFGTKIMSVSRSTFLINEEGVLEQAWRDVEVREHVHKVLESIESGTKSRTGTH from the coding sequence ATGGTTCAAGAAGGACAACCAGTACCTGATTTCATCGTACCCGCTACGAGCAATAAGAACATTCAACTAAAAGCACTTAGAGGCTACAAAGTACTGCTTTATTTTTATCCAAAAGATAATACGCCAGGATGCACCATCGAAAACCAAGATTTTGCCGCGAACTACCCTCGCTTCAAGGCTAAAAACATACTTGTTTTTGGTGTTAGCCGTGATTCTCTCGAAAAACATGAAGCGTTCAAAGATCAACAATCGCTTCCCTTTGAGCTTATCTCGGATCACGATGGCAAGCTATGCGAACTATTTAACGTATTGCGAGAAAAAGAACTGTTCGGTACAAAAATAATGAGCGTAAGCCGGAGTACCTTTTTAATTAATGAAGAAGGCGTTCTCGAACAGGCATGGCGCGATGTAGAAGTGCGAGAACACGTGCATAAAGTTTTGGAGTCTATAGAGTCCGGCACTAAAAGCCGAACTGGCACTCACTAA
- a CDS encoding AI-2E family transporter yields MKLYRVINDFFHRYFSDEEAVILFFLFVIFFSLVYLFGKVLTPLFAAVIISYLLSPLIDKIESFKIPHSLAVTLVFMSFFGIVTISLLILIPSLVRQVSSLVADLPRMMAMIQIELGNLPEKFPDMFSEEIVGQWVTSFDLRKIGQQFSAWLPDVLSFSLNTIPSLVSFMVYAIVVPLMVFFILKDRQQLWGSFKSVLPEQRRLMNQIALEMNGQIANYIRGKAVEILIVGGVSFITLQLLGLEYAALLGVLIGLSVLVPYIGAIFVTIPVFAAGVMQWGFNSDLYSVLIAYLIIQMLDGNVLVPLLFSEAVNLHPVSIIVAVIIFGGIWGFWGVFFAIPLATLVKAIFNAWPKHQNEEIVKP; encoded by the coding sequence TTGAAGCTTTACCGTGTAATTAATGACTTTTTTCATCGTTACTTCTCTGATGAAGAAGCGGTTATCTTATTTTTCTTGTTTGTAATATTTTTCTCCTTAGTTTACTTGTTCGGTAAGGTATTAACGCCTTTGTTTGCCGCCGTTATTATTTCTTACCTACTGTCTCCTTTAATCGATAAGATCGAGAGCTTTAAAATACCGCATTCGTTGGCTGTTACACTGGTGTTCATGAGCTTCTTTGGCATTGTGACCATATCACTGCTCATTCTGATTCCATCGTTAGTACGCCAAGTCAGTAGTTTGGTCGCCGATTTGCCTCGAATGATGGCTATGATTCAGATAGAGCTCGGCAATTTGCCTGAAAAGTTCCCGGATATGTTTTCTGAAGAAATTGTCGGGCAGTGGGTTACCAGCTTTGATTTAAGAAAAATTGGTCAGCAGTTTTCGGCCTGGTTACCCGATGTTTTAAGCTTCTCACTCAACACGATTCCAAGTTTAGTGTCTTTTATGGTCTACGCCATTGTAGTGCCGTTGATGGTTTTCTTTATTTTAAAAGATCGGCAGCAATTATGGGGCAGCTTTAAAAGTGTGCTGCCAGAACAACGACGATTAATGAATCAAATTGCTTTGGAAATGAACGGGCAAATTGCCAATTACATTCGCGGTAAGGCGGTTGAGATTCTAATTGTCGGCGGAGTCTCGTTTATTACCTTGCAGTTGCTCGGGTTAGAATATGCCGCTTTGCTGGGTGTGTTGATCGGGCTGTCCGTATTAGTGCCCTATATTGGCGCTATTTTTGTAACGATCCCTGTTTTTGCCGCCGGTGTGATGCAATGGGGGTTTAATTCAGATCTATACAGCGTATTAATTGCCTACCTTATCATCCAAATGCTCGATGGCAACGTGCTTGTGCCGCTTTTATTCTCTGAGGCTGTTAATCTGCATCCAGTGTCGATCATCGTCGCGGTGATTATATTTGGTGGCATCTGGGGCTTTTGGGGTGTCTTTTTCGCCATTCCTTTGGCGACGTTGGTCAAAGCCATTTTCAACGCCTGGCCAAAGCATCAGAATGAAGAAATTGTAAAGCCTTAG
- a CDS encoding NAD(P)/FAD-dependent oxidoreductase, with product MIRLSNIKLPLDHPEAAIEKAVLDTLGIEKADLKDIHVFRRGYDARKKTNIWLIYTLDVDTQLNDRLLEKFADHNQVKATPDLRYHFVAEAPKTLTERPIVIGFGPCGLLAALTLAQMGYKPIVLERGKEVRERTKDTFGFWRKKELNTESNVQFGEGGAGTFSDGKLYSQVKDPKQYGRKVLSEFVAAGAPEEIMYVSKPHIGTFRLVSMVEQMRAKIVELGGEIRFSSKVDDVHLEDGQITGLTLSTGEQLHSKHIALAIGHSARDTFEMLFNKGVYIEAKPFSVGFRIEHEQSMIDKARFGPNAGNKILGAADYKLVHHCKNGRSVYSFCMCPGGTVVAATSEEKRVVTNGMSQYSRNERNANSAVVVGIDPNDYPGGPLAGIEFQRKLESHAYVMGGENYDAPAQRVGDFLKNKPSTELGQVEPSFKPGIKLTNLADALPDFCIEAIREAIPAFNKKIKGFALDDALLTGVETRTSAPICIKRNDQYQSLNTQGLFPAGEGAGYAGGIMSAAIDGIKIAEAMALSINASSK from the coding sequence ATGATTCGTTTATCCAACATTAAACTGCCACTCGATCACCCAGAGGCTGCCATAGAAAAAGCGGTGCTCGATACGTTGGGAATTGAAAAAGCCGATTTAAAGGATATTCATGTGTTCCGTCGTGGTTATGATGCGCGTAAAAAAACGAACATTTGGCTTATATATACGCTTGATGTTGATACCCAGTTGAATGATCGGTTGTTAGAGAAGTTCGCCGATCACAACCAAGTGAAAGCCACTCCAGATTTACGCTATCACTTTGTCGCGGAGGCTCCTAAAACCTTAACTGAAAGACCGATAGTCATAGGTTTTGGTCCTTGCGGGTTATTGGCCGCACTGACCTTGGCGCAAATGGGTTATAAACCAATTGTGTTAGAGCGGGGCAAGGAAGTTCGAGAACGGACCAAAGATACGTTTGGATTTTGGCGAAAAAAAGAGCTCAACACAGAATCTAATGTGCAATTTGGTGAAGGTGGGGCGGGAACCTTTTCTGATGGCAAATTGTACAGCCAAGTCAAAGATCCAAAACAATATGGTCGCAAAGTTCTGAGTGAGTTTGTGGCCGCTGGCGCGCCAGAAGAAATTATGTACGTCAGTAAGCCACATATTGGTACCTTCCGACTCGTATCCATGGTTGAGCAGATGCGTGCCAAAATTGTTGAACTGGGTGGTGAAATACGATTTAGCTCAAAAGTAGACGATGTGCATTTAGAAGATGGTCAAATAACGGGCTTAACTTTGTCTACGGGTGAGCAATTACACTCAAAACATATTGCCTTGGCTATTGGGCACAGTGCTCGTGATACGTTTGAAATGCTTTTTAATAAAGGCGTATACATTGAGGCTAAGCCATTTTCCGTTGGTTTCCGAATTGAGCATGAGCAATCCATGATCGACAAAGCGCGATTTGGACCTAATGCCGGTAATAAAATATTAGGCGCTGCCGATTATAAGTTAGTGCATCATTGCAAAAATGGCCGTTCGGTATACAGCTTTTGTATGTGCCCCGGTGGCACCGTTGTTGCCGCTACTTCTGAAGAAAAGCGAGTGGTCACTAACGGCATGAGCCAGTATTCTCGTAATGAGCGAAACGCAAACAGTGCGGTTGTGGTGGGTATCGATCCAAACGATTATCCAGGCGGCCCATTAGCGGGTATTGAGTTTCAACGTAAACTAGAAAGCCACGCCTATGTGATGGGCGGTGAAAACTACGATGCCCCGGCTCAGCGTGTCGGTGATTTTTTGAAAAACAAGCCTTCTACAGAATTAGGTCAAGTTGAGCCTTCTTTTAAACCTGGCATTAAATTGACCAACCTAGCCGATGCCCTTCCTGATTTTTGTATTGAGGCGATTCGAGAGGCGATCCCTGCCTTTAATAAGAAGATTAAAGGTTTTGCACTGGATGATGCGTTGTTAACCGGCGTTGAAACCCGCACATCGGCACCTATCTGTATAAAGCGCAATGACCAATATCAGAGCTTGAATACACAGGGTTTATTCCCTGCCGGTGAGGGTGCTGGCTACGCGGGTGGCATTATGTCGGCTGCGATCGATGGGATAAAAATTGCAGAAGCAATGGCGTTGAGCATTAACGCTTCTTCAAAGTAA
- the purC gene encoding phosphoribosylaminoimidazolesuccinocarboxamide synthase, with product MEKTGVLYAGKAKTVHTTADENLMVLEFRNDTSAFDGEKMEQLDDKGRVNNLFNAYVMQKLQDAGIETHFVKLLSDHESLVRNLKMMPVECVVRNRAAGSLVRRLGVEEGLEVNPPIFEFFLKNDALHDPMINDYHIETFGWATKDQIARMKELTFQVNSVLKDLFAAGGMILVDYKLEFGIFEGRVVLGDEFSPDGCRLWDAKTLEKLDKDRFRQGLGGVVESYIEVARRIGLEL from the coding sequence ATGGAAAAAACAGGCGTTCTATACGCAGGCAAAGCAAAGACCGTTCATACCACTGCAGATGAAAATCTGATGGTACTTGAGTTCCGAAATGACACCTCAGCCTTTGACGGTGAAAAAATGGAGCAGTTAGACGACAAGGGTCGAGTGAACAATCTATTTAATGCCTATGTAATGCAAAAGCTTCAAGATGCGGGTATAGAAACGCATTTTGTGAAGTTGCTCTCAGACCACGAATCATTAGTCCGTAACCTAAAGATGATGCCAGTAGAGTGTGTTGTTCGTAACCGAGCCGCAGGCAGCTTAGTCAGACGTTTAGGTGTAGAAGAAGGATTAGAGGTGAACCCTCCTATTTTTGAGTTCTTCTTAAAAAACGATGCATTACACGACCCAATGATTAACGATTACCATATCGAAACATTTGGTTGGGCTACTAAAGACCAAATTGCACGCATGAAAGAGTTAACCTTCCAAGTCAACTCTGTACTGAAAGACTTGTTCGCCGCTGGCGGCATGATTTTAGTCGACTACAAGCTAGAGTTTGGTATTTTTGAAGGGCGCGTAGTGTTAGGGGATGAATTCTCTCCAGACGGTTGCCGGCTTTGGGATGCGAAAACGTTAGAAAAATTAGATAAAGATAGATTCCGCCAAGGGTTAGGCGGAGTGGTAGAAAGTTACATTGAAGTAGCGCGCCGAATTGGCTTGGAATTGTAA
- a CDS encoding sulfurtransferase TusA family protein codes for MSCKAPPKQHLDASGLRCPLPLLKVKQCLAGMQQGERLEVLATDAGAMRDIPAFIDLTSHTLLQCDQRDQQYYFLIEKG; via the coding sequence TTGAGTTGTAAAGCACCCCCAAAACAACACTTGGATGCCAGCGGTTTGCGCTGTCCATTGCCACTGTTGAAAGTTAAACAGTGCTTAGCCGGCATGCAGCAAGGTGAAAGGCTAGAAGTGCTAGCAACAGACGCAGGAGCCATGAGAGACATTCCCGCGTTCATAGATTTAACCTCGCATACCTTGCTCCAATGTGATCAACGAGATCAGCAATACTATTTTTTAATTGAAAAGGGTTAA
- a CDS encoding M48 family metallopeptidase, whose amino-acid sequence MPLRLLLIFFVTFYFGFVRADYGDRPVDWTAKDTAIFQDYAIRALNAKSSIKNNYWAHYWLSEKLNQFQLSEMRLTNTPTPLLIDQNSINAFALPGNLIGIHTGLWRFAQSEDELLSVLAHEMGHISLDHFTRLSADRAQKGWLIASGIVLSFLLANENPEAANAALLSSFAAASQQNLSFSQAMELEADQFGQDLLKHLGYEPHAGRHFFTRLDQQTFANTQTEFLRSHPLGSTRASKLSSAEKQSPSSEQPKVFDFINLLVLQHDQNGTFEFLKRTLAERSLTPVMGDDPHLEYALALFALTQDQKQAPFLERLSQVTNRFPNYFPAWHKRLEVALEINSKDKCEVWQNLPAGFAQSNLSLDALETIAQGAQHCQPIASVEWQARYFWRSGQEEKAMSLLRNSIIREQNTNQLARLKNQLNTFNERYERLR is encoded by the coding sequence ATGCCATTGCGCCTGCTACTTATTTTCTTTGTTACATTTTACTTTGGCTTCGTACGTGCCGACTATGGTGACCGACCGGTAGACTGGACGGCGAAAGATACTGCAATTTTTCAAGATTATGCCATACGAGCCCTAAACGCTAAGAGTAGCATTAAAAATAATTATTGGGCGCATTATTGGTTGTCTGAGAAGCTGAATCAATTCCAGCTCTCAGAAATGCGTTTAACGAATACTCCAACGCCTTTACTCATAGACCAAAACAGTATAAATGCCTTTGCACTGCCCGGTAATTTAATTGGCATACATACAGGCCTATGGCGGTTTGCTCAATCCGAAGACGAACTATTGTCCGTCCTCGCACACGAAATGGGCCATATATCTTTAGACCATTTTACGCGTTTAAGCGCAGATCGCGCACAAAAAGGCTGGTTAATTGCTTCCGGCATCGTGTTATCGTTTTTGTTGGCGAATGAGAACCCAGAGGCCGCCAATGCAGCGCTTTTAAGCTCATTTGCCGCCGCTAGTCAGCAAAACTTGAGTTTTAGCCAAGCCATGGAGCTAGAGGCCGATCAGTTCGGCCAAGATTTGTTGAAGCATCTGGGCTATGAACCCCACGCTGGGCGCCACTTCTTCACTCGGCTCGATCAACAAACTTTTGCTAACACTCAAACTGAGTTTCTAAGATCTCACCCACTGGGTTCAACTCGCGCTTCTAAGTTGAGCAGCGCTGAAAAACAATCTCCTAGCTCTGAACAGCCTAAAGTCTTTGATTTTATTAATCTACTGGTACTTCAACACGATCAAAACGGTACTTTTGAATTCCTTAAGAGAACGTTAGCCGAGCGTTCACTAACGCCTGTAATGGGCGATGATCCTCATTTAGAATATGCACTTGCACTCTTTGCGTTAACACAAGATCAAAAGCAGGCTCCTTTTTTAGAGCGCCTCAGTCAAGTCACAAATCGTTTTCCTAATTATTTCCCCGCGTGGCATAAACGGCTAGAAGTTGCCTTGGAAATAAATTCAAAAGACAAATGCGAAGTTTGGCAAAACTTACCTGCAGGATTTGCTCAATCCAATTTAAGTTTAGATGCGCTAGAAACTATTGCTCAAGGCGCACAGCATTGCCAACCGATAGCTTCGGTAGAATGGCAAGCTCGATATTTTTGGCGTTCAGGACAAGAAGAAAAGGCGATGAGCTTGTTGAGAAATTCAATTATAAGAGAGCAAAATACGAATCAGCTGGCTCGATTAAAAAACCAGCTGAACACATTCAATGAACGTTATGAGCGCTTACGCTGA
- the ybgF gene encoding tol-pal system protein YbgF: MQLMYKRISAALVGGTFAFMSAQLWADVPIVQSQADHVAQSQDAVPLNRQTTVAAADNAVIESLLFQVQDLQSMVAEQRGLIEELHYQVQVLQQEQKERYVDLDRRILSLQEQRSTVQASPVAATNNAPDDAALSDEEILAQYNQAKDLMRERDFDKAIAQLSVFTKQYPQHPLTPNSWYWIGEIYLVQRDTASAQKAFERIVKDYSDHDKTPDSLYKLGVIAQQSGNAAKAADYFNRVIKEYADTQSAKLAKARLDAQ; the protein is encoded by the coding sequence ATGCAGTTGATGTATAAAAGAATAAGTGCTGCCCTAGTGGGCGGCACTTTTGCGTTTATGAGCGCACAACTATGGGCAGATGTCCCTATTGTTCAGTCTCAAGCCGATCACGTGGCTCAAAGCCAGGACGCGGTGCCGTTAAACCGGCAAACTACGGTTGCAGCTGCTGATAACGCGGTTATAGAATCGTTGTTGTTTCAGGTGCAAGATCTTCAGTCGATGGTTGCTGAGCAGCGAGGGTTGATCGAAGAGTTACATTATCAAGTGCAGGTGTTGCAGCAAGAGCAAAAAGAGCGCTATGTAGACCTAGATCGCCGCATTCTGTCATTGCAAGAGCAGCGCTCTACAGTACAGGCAAGCCCTGTTGCCGCCACGAACAATGCTCCAGATGACGCAGCACTCTCTGATGAAGAGATTTTAGCGCAATATAATCAGGCTAAAGATCTCATGCGAGAGCGTGATTTTGATAAAGCCATTGCTCAGCTCTCTGTGTTTACTAAACAATACCCGCAGCACCCGTTAACGCCTAATTCATGGTATTGGATTGGCGAAATCTACCTTGTGCAGCGAGACACAGCCAGTGCACAAAAGGCTTTTGAGCGTATTGTAAAAGACTACAGTGACCACGATAAAACGCCCGACTCACTCTACAAATTGGGTGTTATTGCACAGCAATCTGGAAATGCCGCAAAAGCCGCTGATTATTTTAATCGAGTCATCAAAGAGTATGCAGACACTCAAAGTGCGAAGTTAGCAAAAGCACGGTTAGACGCACAATAA
- a CDS encoding MBL fold metallo-hydrolase has translation MMRVASLGSGSKGNATLIQAQSTTLLVDCGFGLKDIEQRLAVKGVSANELSAILVTHEHGDHLKGAPMLANKYAIPLWTSAGTRRFFKREVPTFQTINPLQRFQIGDIEIEPVTVPHDASEPTQFVFRAAKLCAGVLTDLGSITEHVKQAYQHCNLLMLECNHDPQMLLDGPYPYSLKKRVGGDYGHLSNQQAVELLNCIDKRALSHVLISHISEQNNDEQLAIQAVESALEGTKAEILMLSQVQGCEWIDVT, from the coding sequence ATGATGAGAGTTGCCTCACTTGGCAGTGGCAGCAAAGGTAATGCCACGCTGATTCAGGCGCAATCAACCACTTTATTGGTCGATTGCGGGTTTGGGCTAAAAGATATTGAGCAGCGCCTCGCCGTCAAAGGTGTATCCGCGAATGAATTGTCGGCTATTTTGGTCACGCATGAACATGGTGATCATCTAAAAGGTGCGCCAATGTTGGCGAATAAATACGCCATTCCGCTCTGGACCAGCGCGGGTACCCGTCGTTTTTTTAAACGCGAAGTGCCAACTTTCCAGACCATAAACCCCTTACAACGGTTCCAGATTGGCGATATCGAAATTGAACCAGTAACGGTGCCCCATGATGCTTCAGAGCCCACTCAATTTGTATTTAGAGCGGCAAAACTATGCGCAGGGGTGCTCACCGACCTTGGCTCTATAACCGAACACGTGAAACAAGCCTATCAACACTGCAACCTGTTAATGTTAGAATGCAATCATGATCCGCAAATGTTGTTAGATGGTCCTTATCCCTATAGCTTAAAAAAGCGTGTAGGGGGTGATTATGGGCATTTAAGTAATCAGCAGGCGGTCGAACTTTTAAATTGTATTGATAAACGTGCATTGTCTCATGTGCTCATTTCGCACATAAGTGAGCAAAATAATGATGAGCAGCTCGCAATACAGGCTGTTGAGTCGGCTCTGGAAGGTACGAAAGCGGAAATTCTAATGCTCTCGCAAGTCCAAGGCTGTGAATGGATAGACGTAACTTAA
- the queC gene encoding 7-cyano-7-deazaguanine synthase QueC: MKPKAVVLLSGGLDSTTVIAKAQADGYDVYALSFDYGQRHDSELEAARRVARQFSVIEHKIVPMNLRSIGGSALTDDSIDVPTEESEGIPSTYVPARNTVFLSVALGWAEVINADAICIGVSAVDYSGYPDCRPEYIAAFETLANLATKRGVEGHPIKIVTPLIDLSKAQTIELGHKLGVDYSLTVSCYQANDEGEACGQCDSCRLRIKGFSDAGVPDQTRYVKA; the protein is encoded by the coding sequence ATGAAGCCGAAAGCCGTCGTACTTTTAAGTGGTGGACTCGATTCAACAACAGTTATTGCAAAGGCGCAAGCCGATGGCTATGACGTTTATGCGTTAAGTTTTGATTATGGCCAGCGCCATGATTCTGAATTAGAGGCGGCTAGACGAGTCGCACGGCAGTTTTCGGTGATAGAGCATAAAATTGTACCGATGAACCTGCGCAGCATTGGCGGGTCGGCGTTAACGGATGATTCAATAGATGTGCCAACTGAAGAGTCTGAAGGAATCCCTTCTACCTACGTGCCGGCCCGTAATACAGTGTTTTTGTCGGTGGCTTTAGGGTGGGCCGAGGTGATCAATGCAGACGCAATTTGCATTGGTGTTAGCGCAGTAGATTACTCTGGCTACCCAGATTGTCGTCCAGAATACATCGCAGCGTTTGAAACGCTGGCTAATTTAGCCACAAAGCGAGGTGTTGAAGGGCACCCCATTAAGATTGTGACGCCCTTAATTGACCTAAGCAAAGCGCAAACCATTGAACTTGGGCATAAGCTGGGTGTCGATTATTCGTTGACAGTTAGTTGCTATCAAGCCAATGATGAGGGTGAAGCCTGTGGTCAATGCGACTCTTGCCGCTTAAGAATTAAAGGTTTTAGCGATGCAGGTGTGCCCGATCAAACTCGTTATGTGAAGGCTTAA
- the dapA gene encoding 4-hydroxy-tetrahydrodipicolinate synthase: protein MITGSLVAIVTPMNTDGSIAWQSLEELIEFHIENDTAAIVIVGTTGESSTLDMNEHEAAIRFTVEKVNSRIPVIAGTGGNSTREAIHLTQAAKDAGADAALIVTPYYNKPSQEGLYQHYKAIAEAVDIPQWLYNVPGRTAVDLLPETTLRLAKIKNIVGLKEATGKIERAHFYKAELPDDFALYSGDDATALSFLLAGWHGDISVTANVSPKAMASMCKAALAGDTALAERLNDSLMPLHEKLFVDANPVPVKWALNLMGLIPDGLRLPLVTLGEEHHETVTQALMESGVL, encoded by the coding sequence ATGATAACGGGCAGTTTAGTCGCGATTGTGACACCCATGAATACTGACGGCAGTATTGCTTGGCAAAGTTTAGAAGAGTTGATTGAATTCCATATCGAAAATGACACGGCCGCTATCGTCATAGTCGGCACCACTGGTGAATCTTCTACTTTAGATATGAACGAGCATGAAGCCGCAATACGCTTCACGGTCGAAAAGGTTAACTCCCGTATCCCAGTAATCGCCGGTACTGGCGGCAATTCAACGCGTGAAGCGATCCACTTAACGCAAGCTGCAAAAGACGCCGGCGCCGATGCTGCCCTAATCGTGACCCCTTATTACAATAAGCCTTCACAAGAAGGCTTATACCAGCATTACAAAGCAATCGCTGAAGCCGTTGATATTCCTCAATGGCTGTATAATGTGCCAGGTCGCACAGCCGTTGATTTACTGCCAGAAACAACCCTTCGATTAGCAAAGATCAAAAATATTGTCGGTTTAAAAGAAGCCACCGGGAAAATTGAACGCGCCCACTTTTACAAAGCCGAACTGCCCGATGATTTCGCCCTTTACAGTGGTGATGACGCAACGGCATTATCTTTCCTTTTAGCGGGTTGGCATGGCGATATATCGGTGACAGCGAATGTTTCTCCAAAGGCCATGGCCAGCATGTGTAAAGCCGCACTGGCTGGAGATACCGCACTGGCCGAGCGTTTAAATGACAGCTTGATGCCATTGCATGAGAAGCTGTTTGTAGACGCAAACCCGGTACCTGTAAAATGGGCTCTTAATTTAATGGGGTTAATTCCCGATGGTTTAAGACTGCCGTTGGTAACCTTGGGCGAAGAGCACCATGAAACCGTGACGCAAGCTTTGATGGAATCTGGGGTGCTTTAA
- a CDS encoding TIGR04219 family outer membrane beta-barrel protein: MKKLILAAAIAATVPMASAKVLINIDGGVGYNINSLGEGSHLMNETFNLTSKDVTSDSYGLNMEANNGLYGWASISLPLLPDVKLKYESLVLEGTNNFTLNQEVYGQQYTMDGDIASTLDLSHLDMALTIGLPLPVVDIDFGLNVRSMLGGFSATGDVSGERETVEAPFQIGSTPLIVPMGYVSAAGTIPGAGVKVSGELSTLPLGDTKISDWNIKGTWYAPLPTNMLVKVGLEGGYRNFSMVIGDSTLGADTSDFASDVGVSGFFLGATAHF, encoded by the coding sequence ATGAAAAAACTGATTCTAGCCGCTGCTATTGCCGCTACGGTACCAATGGCCTCTGCTAAGGTGTTAATTAACATCGATGGTGGTGTAGGTTACAACATTAATTCATTAGGTGAAGGTAGTCACTTGATGAATGAAACCTTCAACCTGACTAGCAAAGATGTCACGTCTGACAGCTATGGCCTAAACATGGAAGCTAATAATGGTTTGTATGGTTGGGCATCAATTTCGTTACCACTCTTGCCGGATGTGAAATTGAAGTATGAAAGCCTAGTTCTTGAAGGTACTAACAACTTCACATTAAACCAAGAAGTATACGGTCAGCAATATACAATGGATGGTGATATTGCCTCTACTTTAGACCTATCACACCTAGATATGGCATTAACTATTGGCTTGCCTTTACCTGTAGTCGATATCGATTTTGGTCTGAACGTACGCTCAATGTTGGGCGGCTTCAGTGCTACGGGTGATGTAAGTGGGGAACGTGAGACAGTAGAAGCACCATTCCAAATTGGTTCTACCCCTTTAATCGTTCCAATGGGCTATGTAAGTGCTGCGGGCACCATTCCTGGCGCTGGTGTTAAGGTTTCAGGCGAGCTAAGCACCTTACCATTAGGTGATACTAAAATCTCTGATTGGAATATTAAGGGCACTTGGTATGCTCCATTACCAACGAACATGCTAGTTAAAGTTGGCCTAGAAGGCGGTTACCGTAACTTTAGTATGGTGATTGGAGATTCTACTTTGGGTGCCGATACGTCTGATTTCGCATCGGATGTTGGTGTAAGTGGTTTCTTCTTAGGTGCAACTGCACACTTCTAA